The Actinosynnema mirum DSM 43827 genomic interval CATCCGGATCATCCCCGCCTCGTGGGCGAAGACGACGGCGGAGATCCGGTCGCGCAGGTTGAGCCTGCGCAGGATCTCCGCCACCTCCCCGCCGACCTGCCTGCTGGTCAGCCGGAGCACCCCGGCGATCTCGTGGTCGGCCAACCCCCTGGCCAGGCAGCGCAGCACGGCCCGCTGCCGCTCGTCGA includes:
- a CDS encoding response regulator transcription factor; its protein translation is MNAWGLSATRGTRLPDLELLDERQRAVLRCLARGLADHEIAGVLRLTSRQVGGEVAEILRRLNLRDRISAVVFAHEAGMIRMPLPVPR